The Carnobacterium sp. 17-4 genome has a window encoding:
- the smpB gene encoding SsrA-binding protein SmpB, whose product MPKGSGKVLAQNRKASYDFSILDTVEAGIVLQGTEIKSIRAGRINLKDGYAKIQNGEIYLHNVHISPYEQGNQFNHDPLRTRKLLMHKKQITNLLGETKSSGNTLIPLKVYLKDGYAKVLIGLAKGKKKYDKREDLKRKDQKRELDRALRSR is encoded by the coding sequence ATGCCAAAAGGTTCAGGTAAAGTACTTGCACAAAATAGAAAAGCGAGCTATGATTTTTCAATATTAGATACAGTAGAAGCTGGAATAGTATTGCAAGGAACAGAGATCAAATCTATTAGAGCAGGTCGAATCAATCTAAAAGACGGATACGCTAAAATACAAAATGGTGAAATTTATTTGCACAATGTTCATATCAGTCCTTATGAACAAGGAAATCAATTTAATCATGATCCTTTAAGAACAAGAAAATTGTTGATGCACAAAAAACAGATCACGAATTTATTGGGGGAAACAAAATCTAGCGGAAATACGCTGATTCCTTTAAAGGTCTACCTAAAAGATGGGTACGCAAAAGTATTGATCGGCTTAGCAAAAGGGAAGAAAAAATACGACAAACGTGAAGATTTAAAACGAAAAGACCAAAAACGTGAATTGGATCGTGCATTAAGATCAAGATAA
- the rnr gene encoding ribonuclease R, with product MNDKKALQEAILVFMDEHKKVSFQVSDISEGMGLTSAADFKVLVSSLAEMEREGKLFLNKKGHFKLPSNDPILTGTFRASDRGFGFVAIEDEEKDIYIPPNMTNYALDGDKVTVDIIKPAEPWSDKGAEGKINAIIERKFTQLVGEFYAYSEEGIEETGLYGYIDPQDKKITDIRVFIESEGIKPVDGSIVVVEITLYPDDEFPRSMQGIVKKVVGHINDPGIDILTIVYKHGIPTEFSPEAIQQADEVPDSIKESDFEGRRDLRNEVLVTIDGEDAKDLDDAVGLKLLDNGNYQLGVHIADVSYYVTEDSPLDKDAFERGTSVYLTDRVIPMIPQRLSNGICSLNPHVDRLTMSCLMELTPDGEIVGQDIFQSVIRTTERMTYTEVNEILTDKNPETREKYSSLVDMFELMENLHHTLEKKRKSRGAIDFDTKEAKIIVDPEGKPLDIVLRERGVGERLIESFMLAANETVSEHFSKMEVPLIYRIHEQPDSDRMQKFMEFVTAFGITVKGTSQDVSPKTLQTVVNSVKGKPEEQVVSTMMLRSMKQAKYDVEPLGHFGLGAEFYSHFTSPIRRYPDLILHRLIRSYGEKGTGSAQKAKWENRLPDIAEQTSKAERRAVDAERETDALKKTEFMADKVGEIYEGIIGSVLKFGLFVELPNTVEGLVHISNMKDDYFNYIEEQMMLVGERTGVVYRIGQKVKVKITKADPETREIDFELVPDPNAPKYDGPKRSTKGRGRGNSQTRGKESGSKEKFSSYKPKEKETSKKKSKPFYKEVAKNKKPKKK from the coding sequence ATGAACGACAAAAAAGCGTTACAAGAAGCGATTTTAGTTTTTATGGATGAACATAAGAAAGTTTCGTTTCAAGTTAGTGATATCAGTGAGGGAATGGGTTTGACTAGTGCAGCCGATTTTAAAGTCCTTGTCAGTTCATTAGCTGAAATGGAGCGAGAAGGTAAACTCTTTTTAAACAAAAAAGGGCACTTTAAGTTACCAAGTAATGATCCTATTTTAACCGGTACTTTCAGAGCAAGCGATCGAGGTTTTGGATTTGTTGCAATCGAAGATGAGGAAAAAGATATTTATATCCCACCTAATATGACCAATTATGCATTAGATGGAGATAAAGTAACGGTAGACATTATCAAACCTGCAGAACCTTGGTCAGATAAAGGTGCTGAAGGAAAGATAAATGCTATTATTGAACGTAAATTTACTCAATTAGTTGGGGAATTTTATGCGTACAGTGAAGAAGGAATTGAAGAAACTGGTTTATATGGTTACATCGATCCTCAAGATAAAAAAATTACAGACATTCGTGTCTTTATTGAATCAGAAGGGATCAAACCGGTTGACGGTTCTATTGTTGTCGTAGAAATAACGTTGTATCCAGATGATGAGTTTCCAAGAAGTATGCAGGGGATTGTTAAAAAAGTTGTAGGGCACATAAATGATCCAGGGATCGACATTTTAACAATCGTATACAAACATGGTATCCCAACTGAATTTTCGCCAGAGGCTATACAACAAGCAGATGAAGTACCGGACAGTATTAAAGAATCTGATTTTGAAGGACGTCGTGATTTAAGAAATGAAGTCCTTGTGACAATCGATGGAGAAGATGCAAAAGACTTAGATGATGCTGTAGGCTTGAAATTATTAGATAATGGAAATTATCAACTTGGCGTTCATATAGCAGATGTTTCCTATTATGTAACAGAAGATAGCCCTTTAGACAAAGATGCATTTGAAAGAGGAACCAGTGTATACTTAACCGATCGAGTTATTCCAATGATTCCTCAACGTTTATCTAATGGAATCTGTTCGTTAAACCCTCATGTAGACCGTCTAACGATGAGCTGTTTGATGGAACTGACACCAGATGGAGAAATTGTCGGACAAGATATTTTCCAGAGTGTGATACGGACAACTGAACGGATGACTTATACTGAAGTAAACGAAATATTAACGGATAAGAATCCAGAAACACGTGAAAAATATAGTAGCTTAGTAGATATGTTTGAATTAATGGAAAATCTGCATCACACACTTGAGAAAAAACGCAAATCTCGTGGAGCGATTGACTTTGATACAAAAGAAGCTAAAATTATTGTTGACCCTGAAGGCAAGCCTTTAGATATTGTTTTAAGAGAACGCGGTGTTGGTGAACGCTTGATTGAATCATTCATGTTGGCAGCGAACGAAACGGTATCTGAGCATTTTTCTAAAATGGAAGTTCCGTTAATTTACCGTATCCATGAACAACCGGATAGCGATCGTATGCAAAAATTCATGGAATTTGTTACAGCATTCGGTATTACCGTTAAAGGTACTAGCCAAGATGTTTCTCCTAAGACATTACAAACAGTCGTTAATAGTGTTAAAGGTAAGCCAGAAGAACAAGTTGTTTCAACGATGATGTTACGAAGCATGAAGCAAGCAAAATATGATGTAGAACCATTAGGTCACTTTGGTCTTGGAGCAGAATTCTATTCACACTTCACGTCTCCAATTCGTCGTTACCCTGACTTGATCTTACACCGTTTGATTCGTTCATATGGTGAAAAAGGAACAGGATCTGCTCAAAAAGCGAAATGGGAAAATCGTTTACCGGATATTGCTGAGCAGACATCAAAAGCGGAACGTCGTGCGGTCGATGCTGAAAGAGAAACGGATGCATTGAAGAAAACTGAATTTATGGCTGATAAAGTTGGCGAAATTTATGAAGGAATCATTGGTTCGGTGTTGAAATTTGGTTTGTTTGTTGAATTGCCGAATACAGTTGAAGGTCTGGTCCATATTTCAAATATGAAAGACGACTACTTTAATTATATCGAGGAGCAAATGATGCTCGTTGGAGAACGTACTGGGGTCGTTTACCGTATTGGACAAAAAGTAAAAGTGAAAATAACCAAAGCTGATCCTGAAACACGTGAAATCGATTTTGAACTGGTTCCAGATCCGAATGCACCTAAATATGATGGACCTAAACGTTCAACAAAAGGTAGAGGTAGAGGGAATAGTCAAACTCGTGGAAAAGAAAGTGGTTCAAAAGAGAAATTTTCATCTTATAAACCTAAAGAAAAAGAAACAAGCAAAAAGAAAAGCAAACCTTTTTATAAAGAGGTAGCTAAAAATAAAAAACCTAAGAAAAAATAA
- a CDS encoding fructose-bisphosphatase class III, which translates to MNTTKKYLNLLAKEYPTIGDTTTEIINLEAIMNLPKGTEHFVSDVHGEYESFQHVLRNGSGNVKEKIREIFHNRLSQREMNSLATLIYYPENKIRLVCNDFENQEEVHEWYRITLSRLIELCVFVASKYTRSKVRKALPNEFAYIIEELLSKDGDGYTNKEDYYSEIIGSIISLDRGTDFITAISYLIQRLVVDQLHVVGDIYDRGPYPDKIIDTLMEHHSVDVQWGNHDILWMGAASGSAVCIANVLRISARYDNLEIIEDAYGISLRQLLTFAEMTYPEDLKSCFYPKVDSNKEDYFEDEIRQITKMHQAISVIQFKLEGEIINRHPEFQLDHRLVLNGIDYENGTISIKGKDYPLLNTNFPTIDPADPYKLTLEEEFVVEKLITAFKNCGRLQHHISYLYSKGNMYLTYNDNLLFHGCMPLTETGEFMGMEIQGEQYAGKKLLDKFEEVLRKGYLNKGHKDNDKYLDYIWYLWTGPVSSLFGKDQMTTFERYYVADKVTHEEKKNAYYAMRNDEKTCEKILSEFGLDPLKGHIINGHTPVKEKRGEDPIKANGRIIVIDGGFSKAYQGTTGLAGYTLLYNSYGMVLVSHQPFTSVNDAIENEIDIMSTRRVIDRELDRKKVRETDVGKELTKQVSDLKELLEAYRNGDIIEKPKQNYTILK; encoded by the coding sequence ATGAACACAACTAAAAAATATTTGAATTTATTAGCTAAAGAATACCCAACGATTGGGGATACAACTACTGAAATCATCAATCTGGAAGCTATTATGAATTTACCTAAAGGTACGGAACATTTTGTTAGCGATGTTCATGGAGAATACGAGTCTTTTCAACATGTGCTTAGAAATGGATCAGGTAATGTAAAAGAAAAGATAAGAGAAATTTTTCATAATCGCTTAAGCCAAAGAGAAATGAACAGCTTAGCAACATTAATTTATTATCCTGAAAATAAAATTCGATTGGTCTGTAATGATTTTGAAAATCAAGAAGAAGTACATGAATGGTATAGGATTACACTGTCTAGATTAATAGAATTATGTGTTTTTGTAGCTTCAAAGTACACCAGGTCAAAAGTCCGAAAGGCTTTGCCAAATGAATTTGCGTATATTATTGAAGAGCTGTTATCAAAAGATGGAGATGGCTATACAAATAAAGAAGATTACTACAGTGAAATTATTGGCAGCATCATTTCATTGGATAGAGGAACTGATTTTATTACAGCTATATCCTATCTGATCCAAAGGCTTGTAGTGGATCAATTGCATGTTGTTGGGGATATTTATGACAGAGGTCCTTACCCTGATAAAATTATTGATACACTAATGGAACATCATTCGGTGGATGTACAATGGGGAAACCATGATATCTTGTGGATGGGAGCAGCAAGTGGTTCAGCGGTTTGTATTGCAAATGTCCTGCGCATCAGTGCTCGCTATGATAATTTAGAAATTATTGAAGACGCTTACGGCATTTCGTTACGTCAATTGCTTACTTTTGCGGAAATGACGTATCCAGAAGACCTAAAAAGTTGTTTTTATCCTAAAGTGGATTCAAATAAAGAAGATTATTTTGAAGATGAAATTCGCCAAATCACCAAAATGCATCAAGCTATTTCAGTGATTCAGTTTAAACTTGAGGGTGAAATCATTAACAGACATCCTGAGTTTCAATTAGACCACCGATTAGTGTTAAACGGAATTGATTATGAAAATGGGACAATTTCAATCAAAGGAAAAGATTACCCGTTATTAAATACCAATTTTCCAACGATTGATCCAGCTGATCCTTATAAATTAACTTTAGAAGAAGAGTTTGTTGTTGAAAAATTAATCACAGCATTTAAAAATTGTGGGCGCCTGCAGCATCATATTTCTTATTTGTACAGCAAAGGCAATATGTACCTCACGTATAATGATAATTTATTGTTCCATGGCTGTATGCCTCTGACGGAAACCGGTGAGTTTATGGGAATGGAAATCCAAGGGGAGCAATACGCTGGAAAAAAATTATTGGACAAGTTTGAGGAAGTACTACGAAAAGGGTATTTAAATAAAGGCCATAAAGACAATGACAAGTATTTAGACTACATTTGGTATTTATGGACCGGTCCAGTATCTTCACTTTTTGGAAAAGATCAAATGACGACATTCGAACGGTATTACGTTGCGGATAAAGTTACTCATGAAGAAAAGAAAAATGCTTATTATGCTATGCGCAATGATGAAAAAACATGCGAAAAGATTTTAAGTGAGTTTGGATTAGATCCTCTTAAAGGGCATATCATTAATGGACACACCCCCGTGAAAGAAAAACGCGGAGAGGATCCTATAAAGGCGAATGGCCGGATCATTGTCATTGATGGCGGATTTTCTAAAGCGTATCAAGGGACAACTGGGTTAGCAGGGTATACCTTGTTGTACAACTCCTATGGAATGGTTTTAGTTTCTCATCAACCGTTCACTTCTGTAAATGACGCGATTGAAAATGAAATAGACATCATGTCTACCAGAAGAGTGATTGACCGAGAATTAGACCGTAAAAAGGTTCGAGAAACCGATGTGGGTAAAGAACTGACTAAGCAAGTTAGTGATTTGAAAGAATTATTAGAAGCTTATCGTAATGGAGATATCATTGAAAAGCCAAAACAGAATTACACCATTCTTAAGTAA
- the secG gene encoding preprotein translocase subunit SecG, with translation MYDTLLIAELIVSVLLIIVVAMQPTKTSNAASAFTGGAEQLFGKQKARGFEAVLQRATVVLGTLFFALALALAYIAIN, from the coding sequence TTGTACGATACACTTTTAATTGCTGAACTAATTGTATCAGTTTTACTTATCATTGTAGTTGCTATGCAACCTACAAAGACCAGCAATGCTGCTAGTGCATTCACCGGTGGGGCTGAACAATTATTTGGGAAACAAAAAGCACGCGGATTTGAGGCTGTATTGCAACGTGCTACAGTAGTACTTGGAACATTATTCTTTGCGTTGGCACTTGCACTTGCTTATATAGCAATTAATTAA
- a CDS encoding alpha/beta hydrolase, producing the protein MAIKSFFFEKGPQAVILMHAYSSTPNDVRMLGRALEKENYTVYAPLFKGHGTMEPEDILDASPNDWIEDAKEAIRFLQKKGYEEIVVFGLSLGGIIATKMVVDKEPVIAGGTFCSPVIDFHKGNNVREEFLTFVRILKKKAGYSETDIDNRMPEVELKLDNQLNEISELTKSMKAHYSEITHPFFIAQAGQDEMIDPQVAVAFKEALTQAPVVDFHWYENSKHAVTVGVDRKALQEDVSNFLKQLDWNGG; encoded by the coding sequence ATGGCAATAAAATCATTTTTTTTTGAAAAGGGGCCTCAAGCCGTCATTTTGATGCATGCCTACTCTAGTACACCTAATGATGTACGGATGTTGGGAAGAGCGTTGGAGAAAGAAAATTATACCGTTTATGCGCCGTTATTCAAAGGACATGGCACAATGGAACCAGAGGATATTTTAGATGCCTCACCAAACGATTGGATAGAAGATGCAAAAGAAGCCATCCGTTTTTTACAAAAAAAGGGCTACGAAGAAATTGTGGTATTTGGTCTGTCTTTAGGCGGAATCATAGCGACTAAAATGGTAGTCGATAAAGAACCAGTAATAGCTGGTGGCACGTTTTGCTCACCAGTGATTGATTTTCATAAAGGCAATAACGTGAGAGAAGAATTTTTAACTTTTGTGCGTATACTGAAAAAGAAAGCAGGTTATTCTGAGACAGATATAGATAACCGCATGCCAGAAGTAGAACTAAAATTAGATAACCAATTAAACGAAATAAGTGAACTAACAAAATCAATGAAGGCTCATTATAGTGAGATTACACATCCCTTTTTTATTGCACAAGCTGGTCAAGATGAAATGATTGATCCACAAGTTGCTGTCGCATTTAAAGAAGCATTAACACAAGCTCCCGTAGTTGATTTTCATTGGTATGAAAACAGTAAACATGCGGTAACGGTAGGTGTAGATAGAAAAGCCTTGCAAGAAGATGTTAGCAACTTTTTAAAACAGTTAGATTGGAATGGAGGATAA
- a CDS encoding histidine phosphatase family protein, producing MEEGCTFYFVRHGQTYFNHYKRMQGWSNTPLTPKGREDVRSSGRGLADVEFDAAYTSDLSRTIETATIILEENKKGKDMTLKSMPEFREVFFGSFEGSDVDETWGKVNEEMGYSSVAEMWAETSIPEQMNAFKKADPYHDAEDFLTFWLRVEQGLMKLVDKHRDTGDKVMIVAHGNTIRYLLNNLVPELENPQPLLNASVSVVKYYNGRYHLEAYNEVGHFIEL from the coding sequence ATGGAAGAAGGCTGCACTTTTTATTTTGTACGTCACGGCCAAACTTACTTTAATCATTACAAAAGAATGCAAGGGTGGTCTAACACTCCGTTAACGCCAAAAGGACGCGAAGATGTTCGCAGCAGTGGAAGAGGTTTAGCAGATGTTGAATTTGATGCCGCTTATACAAGTGATTTAAGTCGTACGATTGAAACAGCGACAATCATATTAGAAGAAAATAAAAAAGGCAAAGATATGACACTGAAATCGATGCCAGAATTTCGTGAAGTTTTCTTCGGATCATTCGAAGGTAGCGATGTGGATGAAACTTGGGGAAAAGTGAATGAAGAAATGGGTTATTCAAGTGTTGCTGAGATGTGGGCTGAAACGTCTATTCCTGAACAAATGAATGCCTTTAAAAAAGCTGATCCTTACCACGATGCTGAAGACTTTTTAACGTTTTGGCTAAGAGTAGAACAAGGATTGATGAAACTAGTGGACAAACATCGTGATACCGGAGATAAAGTCATGATTGTGGCTCACGGAAACACCATTCGCTACTTGCTGAATAATCTGGTTCCTGAACTTGAAAATCCACAACCATTATTGAATGCAAGTGTCTCAGTTGTAAAATATTACAATGGGAGATACCATTTGGAAGCCTACAATGAAGTTGGGCATTTTATAGAGTTGTAA
- a CDS encoding Cof-type HAD-IIB family hydrolase — protein sequence MVLPKALVFFDLDGTLLNSKSEVDQEVTHALEKLKENGGVPFIATGRSPLEIQHVLDTTPIESFITLNGQYIMYEGKEIYRSQMPKELLIRLKEAADDLDLAVSFYTSDKIRVTSTSQEVERAYNFLHAKAPAVDAAIHLNEEVLMALILTTDTSIDDQFREKFPELSFYRNTPFSIDVITKGNSKATGIQELVKLMQFDDIPTYAFGDGPNDLEMVGHADYGVAMANGIDVLKNTADYITSSHVEGGIIEGLEFYDLIK from the coding sequence ATGGTATTGCCAAAAGCATTAGTTTTTTTCGATTTAGATGGGACACTTTTAAATAGTAAATCTGAAGTAGACCAAGAAGTCACTCATGCTTTAGAAAAACTGAAAGAAAATGGGGGAGTTCCATTTATCGCCACTGGAAGAAGTCCTCTTGAAATTCAACATGTATTAGACACGACGCCTATTGAATCGTTTATTACGCTTAACGGTCAATACATTATGTATGAAGGCAAAGAAATCTATCGCAGTCAAATGCCTAAAGAGTTATTAATTCGCTTAAAAGAAGCGGCTGACGATTTAGATCTAGCCGTTTCTTTCTATACAAGTGATAAAATTCGGGTTACGTCTACTTCCCAAGAAGTCGAGCGCGCCTATAACTTTCTTCATGCAAAAGCACCGGCTGTCGATGCTGCTATTCATTTAAATGAAGAAGTCTTAATGGCCTTGATTTTAACGACTGATACGTCTATTGATGATCAATTTAGAGAAAAATTTCCTGAGTTGTCCTTCTACAGAAATACACCATTCAGCATCGATGTGATCACAAAAGGCAATTCAAAAGCTACTGGTATTCAAGAATTGGTCAAATTAATGCAATTTGATGATATTCCAACTTATGCATTTGGAGACGGTCCAAATGATTTAGAGATGGTAGGTCATGCTGATTACGGTGTAGCCATGGCAAATGGTATTGATGTGTTAAAAAATACTGCGGATTATATAACGTCTAGTCACGTTGAAGGCGGAATTATTGAAGGATTAGAGTTTTACGACTTAATTAAATAA
- a CDS encoding 3-phosphoglycerate dehydrogenase family protein yields MYAIKTYNAIAEDGLKKFETENYQLNETDNPDGIVLRSHNLHGMTFPSQLKAIARAGAGTNNIPVQECSEKGIVVFNTPGANANAVKELIIASLLLAVRPIIEGVEWVKTLKGPDVEKKVEAEKNRFVGSELAGKQLGVIGLGSIGAMVANDAYRLGMDVVGYDPYVSVDTAWSISSRVKRVLTIEEVLTTSDYITVHVPLMPSTRAMISAEKLLLVKKDAVLLNFARGELVDVAAVIAALEKGKLKSYLTDFADERLIEMDNAVVLPHLGASTEEAEINCAKMASKTLKYFLETGNIVHSVNFPSVEMVLNSPIRLAVINRNVTNMVAQMSIGLAEYEVNIVNIMNKSRGDYAYTLIDVESISEDKLKEIVKKISSVEGILSVRIIKNTNGK; encoded by the coding sequence ATGTATGCGATTAAAACTTATAACGCAATAGCCGAAGATGGTTTAAAAAAATTTGAAACAGAAAATTATCAGTTAAATGAAACCGATAATCCAGATGGGATAGTGTTAAGAAGCCACAATTTACACGGCATGACTTTCCCCAGTCAGTTAAAAGCAATCGCTCGTGCTGGAGCAGGAACCAATAATATTCCAGTACAAGAATGTTCTGAGAAAGGAATTGTTGTGTTTAATACCCCCGGAGCCAATGCAAATGCGGTAAAAGAATTGATCATAGCTAGTCTACTCTTAGCGGTCCGTCCAATCATTGAAGGGGTGGAATGGGTCAAAACGCTCAAAGGTCCAGACGTAGAAAAAAAAGTAGAAGCCGAAAAAAATCGGTTTGTTGGGAGTGAGTTAGCTGGAAAACAGCTAGGTGTTATTGGTTTGGGATCAATTGGAGCGATGGTAGCAAACGATGCATATCGTCTTGGAATGGACGTAGTGGGGTATGATCCATATGTTTCAGTTGATACGGCTTGGAGCATTTCCAGTCGTGTCAAAAGAGTGCTAACCATTGAGGAAGTACTAACAACTTCTGATTATATCACTGTTCATGTACCATTGATGCCTTCAACTAGAGCTATGATCAGCGCTGAGAAGTTACTCTTAGTAAAGAAAGATGCTGTTTTATTGAATTTTGCACGTGGCGAGTTGGTTGATGTGGCTGCTGTTATTGCTGCTCTTGAAAAAGGGAAATTGAAAAGCTACTTAACTGATTTCGCTGATGAACGTTTAATTGAGATGGATAATGCTGTTGTTTTACCGCATTTAGGCGCTTCAACAGAAGAGGCAGAAATCAATTGTGCCAAAATGGCATCAAAAACATTAAAGTATTTCTTAGAAACAGGCAACATCGTTCACTCCGTTAATTTTCCAAGTGTAGAAATGGTTCTCAATTCGCCAATCCGACTAGCTGTTATCAATCGCAATGTGACCAATATGGTAGCACAAATGTCGATTGGATTAGCAGAATATGAAGTAAATATTGTAAACATAATGAATAAAAGCCGAGGAGACTATGCCTATACATTGATTGATGTGGAATCAATTTCTGAGGACAAGTTGAAAGAGATCGTTAAGAAAATTAGTAGTGTCGAAGGCATATTAAGCGTTCGCATAATTAAAAATACAAATGGGAAGTAG
- a CDS encoding DUF1015 domain-containing protein, with product MVKIKPFKAIRPTEKYASEIASLPYDVLNSNEARIIGDQNEKSFLHIDKAEIDLAEEGSPYAQQVYQKAAENLKDFLQKGWLVQEDAEQFYLYQLTMNGRSQMGLVVCASIEDYVGNNIKKHEFTREEKEVDRIRHVDATDANTSPIFLTYRDQESIDALIKKWAAENEPIYHFSSFHAVEHTVWVIDQEAVRDKLKQLFDQDVTELYIADGHHRTESAVKVALKRKETHPNAPDESEFNYFLAVLFPKSQLAIWDYNRVVKGLIQEDFLEKLAEKFDVEKVPSPYKPEQPKTIGMYVNDKWYKLTVKPAYISNHPVQGLDVSLLQEHILTPLFGIEDIRTDKRIDFIGGIRGMQALSDAVDEGAFSAAFSMYPTTIDELIRVADSGEVLPPKSTWFEPKLLSGLFVHDLESKWK from the coding sequence ATGGTTAAAATTAAACCGTTTAAGGCTATTCGCCCAACTGAAAAATATGCAAGTGAAATTGCGTCTCTTCCTTATGATGTCTTGAATTCAAACGAAGCACGAATCATTGGAGATCAAAATGAGAAGTCTTTTCTACACATTGATAAAGCTGAAATCGATTTAGCGGAAGAAGGTTCTCCTTATGCGCAACAAGTGTATCAAAAGGCCGCAGAGAATTTGAAGGACTTTTTACAAAAAGGTTGGTTGGTCCAAGAGGATGCCGAGCAGTTTTATCTTTATCAGTTAACGATGAATGGACGCTCACAAATGGGATTAGTCGTCTGCGCATCAATTGAGGACTATGTGGGAAATAACATTAAAAAACATGAATTTACGCGTGAAGAAAAAGAAGTGGATCGCATTCGACATGTTGATGCAACGGATGCAAATACTAGTCCGATTTTTTTAACGTACCGAGATCAAGAATCGATTGATGCACTCATTAAAAAATGGGCAGCAGAAAATGAACCAATTTATCACTTCTCAAGTTTTCATGCGGTAGAACATACAGTATGGGTCATTGATCAAGAAGCTGTTAGGGACAAGTTGAAACAATTATTTGATCAAGACGTAACGGAATTGTATATTGCGGATGGTCACCATCGAACTGAATCGGCTGTAAAAGTTGCATTAAAAAGAAAAGAGACTCACCCAAATGCACCAGATGAGTCTGAATTCAACTATTTCTTAGCTGTACTGTTTCCAAAATCACAATTGGCAATCTGGGATTACAATCGTGTAGTAAAAGGATTGATCCAAGAGGACTTTTTAGAAAAACTAGCTGAAAAATTTGATGTTGAAAAAGTACCTTCTCCTTACAAGCCTGAACAACCAAAGACAATTGGGATGTATGTGAATGACAAGTGGTATAAGTTAACAGTAAAACCTGCCTACATTTCAAATCATCCAGTACAAGGACTAGATGTCTCACTCTTACAAGAGCATATATTGACGCCTTTGTTTGGTATAGAAGATATTCGTACCGATAAAAGAATTGATTTCATTGGTGGAATACGAGGGATGCAAGCACTGAGTGATGCTGTAGATGAAGGGGCATTTTCAGCGGCATTTTCTATGTATCCTACAACTATTGACGAACTGATACGTGTTGCAGATAGTGGTGAGGTGTTGCCTCCGAAATCGACTTGGTTTGAGCCTAAGTTATTAAGTGGGTTATTTGTTCACGATCTTGAAAGTAAGTGGAAATGA
- a CDS encoding glutathione peroxidase, producing the protein MSVYDYTVTEIGGEEVSLSEYKGKVLLIVNTATECGLAPQLEGLEKLYQTYKEQGLVILGFPSNQFMNQEPREGEEIASFCQKNYGVSFQFHEKILVNGKNADPLYHYLTSETGNKKIKWNFTKFLIGRDGEIIKRFGSTKVPEKMETDIAEAVTNS; encoded by the coding sequence ATGTCTGTTTACGATTATACGGTTACTGAAATTGGTGGGGAAGAAGTTTCGCTATCAGAATACAAAGGAAAAGTTTTACTAATTGTGAATACAGCTACAGAATGTGGTTTGGCTCCTCAATTAGAAGGTTTAGAAAAATTGTATCAAACGTATAAAGAACAAGGACTAGTTATACTAGGTTTCCCTTCTAATCAGTTTATGAATCAAGAACCTCGTGAAGGTGAAGAAATCGCAAGTTTTTGTCAAAAAAATTATGGTGTTTCTTTTCAGTTTCATGAAAAAATATTGGTGAATGGGAAAAATGCAGATCCACTTTACCACTATCTTACATCAGAGACAGGGAACAAAAAAATCAAATGGAATTTCACAAAATTTCTAATTGGTCGAGATGGTGAAATCATTAAACGATTTGGTTCAACAAAGGTACCTGAAAAAATGGAAACGGATATAGCTGAAGCAGTAACAAATAGTTAA